In a genomic window of Actinomycetota bacterium:
- the gcvPB gene encoding aminomethyl-transferring glycine dehydrogenase subunit GcvPB, with protein MSGRARGPEPQTIFDVSAPGRRASSVAQPAGSPAEGLIPPGLRRASPPRLPEVSELDLVRHYTRLSQRNWAIDVGVYPLGSCTMKYNPKVHEDVAGLPGFRNIHPWQPADQVQGALQLLWEMEQYLAELTGMARVTFQPAAGAQGELTGLLIMRAHHTATEGHPRSVVLIPDSAHGTNPASVALGGYKVRQIPSDERGLVDLAALEAALDPSVAGLMLTNPNTLGLFETDIERIAAALHRSGGLLYFDGANFNAILGKVRPGDMGFDIVHMNTHKTFTTPHGGGGPGSGPVAVSARLAQYLPSPVVGYDEAANRWFWDTDRPQSIGRLHGFHGNFGVVVRAYTYLRSLGGEGLVRIAERAVLNANYLRALVREAYPEAHPGTCMHEFVCTAKPLRAKGVRAMDVAKRLIDLGFHPPTVYFPLVVEEAMMVEPTETESRESLDALAAALLQIAGEASSDPELLHEAPVTAPVGRLDEARAARRLHVRWEPGSPWLDE; from the coding sequence ATGAGCGGCAGGGCACGGGGGCCGGAGCCCCAGACGATCTTCGACGTCTCGGCGCCCGGGCGCCGGGCCTCATCGGTGGCGCAGCCGGCGGGGTCGCCGGCGGAGGGCCTCATCCCGCCCGGGTTGCGCCGGGCCTCGCCGCCTCGCCTGCCCGAGGTCTCCGAGCTCGACCTCGTCCGCCACTACACCCGGCTGTCGCAGCGCAACTGGGCGATCGATGTCGGGGTGTACCCGCTGGGGTCGTGCACCATGAAGTACAACCCGAAAGTCCACGAGGACGTCGCCGGCCTGCCCGGGTTCCGCAACATCCACCCCTGGCAGCCCGCCGACCAGGTTCAGGGCGCCCTCCAGCTGCTCTGGGAGATGGAGCAGTACCTGGCCGAGCTGACCGGGATGGCGCGGGTTACCTTCCAGCCCGCCGCCGGGGCGCAGGGCGAGCTGACCGGCCTGCTCATCATGCGCGCCCATCACACCGCCACCGAGGGCCACCCCCGGTCCGTGGTGCTCATCCCGGACTCGGCGCACGGCACCAACCCCGCCAGTGTGGCGCTGGGCGGCTACAAGGTGCGCCAGATCCCCTCCGACGAGCGGGGCCTGGTGGACCTGGCAGCCCTCGAAGCCGCCCTGGACCCCAGCGTCGCCGGCCTGATGCTGACCAACCCCAACACCCTGGGCCTGTTCGAGACCGACATCGAGCGCATTGCCGCCGCCCTGCACCGGTCCGGGGGGCTCCTGTACTTCGACGGCGCCAACTTCAACGCCATCCTGGGCAAGGTACGCCCCGGCGACATGGGCTTCGACATCGTCCACATGAATACCCACAAGACCTTCACGACCCCCCACGGCGGTGGCGGCCCGGGCTCCGGCCCGGTGGCGGTGAGCGCCCGGCTCGCCCAGTACCTGCCCAGCCCGGTGGTGGGCTACGACGAGGCCGCCAACCGGTGGTTCTGGGACACCGATCGGCCGCAGTCGATCGGGCGGCTGCACGGCTTCCACGGCAACTTCGGCGTCGTGGTGCGGGCGTATACCTACCTGCGCTCCCTCGGCGGCGAGGGCCTGGTGCGCATCGCCGAGCGGGCGGTGCTGAACGCCAACTACCTCCGGGCCCTCGTGCGGGAAGCCTATCCCGAGGCCCACCCCGGCACCTGCATGCACGAGTTCGTGTGCACCGCCAAGCCGCTGCGGGCGAAGGGGGTGCGGGCAATGGACGTCGCCAAACGGCTGATCGACCTCGGCTTCCACCCGCCCACCGTCTACTTCCCGCTGGTGGTGGAGGAGGCCATGATGGTGGAGCCGACCGAGACCGAGTCCCGGGAGTCCCTGGACGCCCTGGCGGCGGCGCTGCTGCAGATTGCGGGGGAGGCCTCCTCCGACCCCGAACTGCTGCACGAGGCCCCCGTGACGGCGCCTGTCGGGCGCCTGGACGAGGCCCGGGCGGCACGGCGCCTGCACGTCCGGTGGGAGCCGGGGTCGCCCTGGCTGGACGAGTAG
- the gcvPA gene encoding aminomethyl-transferring glycine dehydrogenase subunit GcvPA — MDYTPHTEADIEAMLAAAGFTGIEDLFAPIPGSVRLGRDLALPHGMPEAEVLALMEGLARKNRPTGELVCFAGGGAYDHYVPSPVAHLAFRAEFATSYTPYQPELSQGVLGVLFEFQSMICELTGMGVANASLYDGASALVEAINLATGATGRSRIVLSGALNPNYAAVARTNGGARGFSFSTTAAGDGVTGDLGDLAGAACVVVAQPNFFGCLEDLAAIAEATHAAGALLVVVFDPTTAGVLEAPGALGADVVVGEGQGLGVGLLYGGPYLGYFATRPEHVRRVPGRIVGATVDVRGKGGFVLTLQAREQHIRREKATSNVCTNQTLLAIAATVYLSWLGPQGLVELGESCLAGAHQAADLLASVPGCRLAFAAPFFKEFALQVPGDAERVAAGLAERGYLVGPGLGVASAELASHLLVAVTERRTPEQIEGLAKALAEVVA, encoded by the coding sequence TTGGACTACACGCCGCACACTGAAGCAGACATCGAGGCCATGCTGGCCGCCGCCGGGTTCACCGGCATCGAAGACCTGTTCGCCCCCATCCCGGGCTCGGTACGCCTGGGGCGGGACCTGGCGTTGCCCCACGGCATGCCCGAGGCCGAGGTCCTCGCCCTCATGGAGGGCCTTGCCCGCAAGAACCGTCCCACCGGTGAGCTGGTGTGCTTCGCGGGCGGCGGGGCATACGACCACTACGTCCCCTCGCCAGTGGCCCATCTTGCGTTCCGGGCCGAGTTCGCCACCTCCTACACGCCCTACCAGCCCGAACTGTCCCAGGGGGTGCTCGGGGTGCTGTTCGAGTTCCAGTCGATGATCTGCGAGCTGACCGGCATGGGGGTGGCCAACGCCAGCCTGTACGACGGGGCGAGCGCCCTGGTGGAGGCCATCAACCTGGCCACCGGCGCGACCGGGCGCTCCCGGATCGTGCTGAGCGGCGCCCTGAACCCCAACTACGCCGCGGTGGCGCGCACCAACGGCGGGGCGCGGGGGTTCAGCTTCTCCACCACCGCTGCAGGGGACGGGGTGACCGGGGACCTGGGCGATCTGGCCGGGGCTGCCTGCGTGGTGGTGGCGCAGCCGAACTTCTTCGGGTGCCTGGAGGATCTGGCGGCCATCGCGGAGGCGACCCACGCCGCCGGTGCCCTCCTCGTCGTCGTCTTCGACCCCACCACCGCCGGGGTGCTGGAGGCGCCCGGGGCGCTGGGGGCCGATGTGGTGGTCGGCGAGGGCCAGGGCCTGGGGGTCGGGCTGCTGTACGGCGGGCCCTACCTGGGCTACTTCGCCACCCGCCCGGAGCACGTGCGCCGGGTGCCCGGCCGGATCGTCGGCGCCACCGTGGACGTCCGGGGCAAGGGCGGCTTCGTCCTGACGCTCCAGGCCCGCGAGCAGCACATCCGCCGGGAGAAGGCGACCTCGAACGTGTGCACCAACCAGACCCTGCTGGCGATCGCGGCCACGGTGTACCTCTCCTGGCTGGGACCGCAGGGCCTGGTGGAGCTGGGCGAGTCCTGCCTGGCCGGGGCACACCAGGCCGCCGACCTCCTGGCCTCGGTGCCCGGCTGCCGCCTGGCCTTCGCGGCGCCCTTCTTCAAGGAGTTCGCCCTGCAGGTGCCCGGCGATGCCGAGCGGGTGGCGGCCGGCCTGGCGGAGCGGGGGTACCTCGTCGGACCGGGCCTGGGGGTCGCGTCGGCCGAGCTGGCCAGCCACCTGTTGGTGGCGGTGACCGAGCGGCGGACGCCGGAGCAGATCGAGGGGCTGGCCAAGGCGCTGGCCGAGGTGGTGGCATGA
- the gcvT gene encoding glycine cleavage system aminomethyltransferase GcvT gives MIRGPLHDAHVAAGARMVDFAGWDMPLQVSGVVAEHTAVRERVGLFDVSHLGKVLVTGPDAGALVDMVVTGAVSGLEVGRARYGLCLTPEGGIVDDLFVYRRAADFLVVPNAANTKAVQACLADSRAAGGFDAEITEAAFQWAILALQGPRARAMAEELLPGAVELKLHRFREIALDGVALQVARTGYTGEYGFELFVPWDDAPRIWDRLLAAGAPHGILPIGLGARDTLRLEMGYPLHGHEISVDHNPVEAGLSWAVAWDKPAFTGRDAIVGVREAGPSRRLVGLQASGPGIPRAGQHVLSGSRQVGELTSGNFSPTLKTGIGLGYVHPEAAEPGTMLDIDVRGKQVPATVVVPPFVARGRAAAAGS, from the coding sequence GTGATCCGCGGGCCCCTGCACGACGCCCACGTCGCCGCGGGCGCCCGCATGGTGGACTTCGCCGGCTGGGACATGCCCCTGCAGGTGTCCGGCGTCGTGGCCGAGCACACCGCCGTCCGGGAGCGCGTGGGGCTGTTCGACGTCTCGCACCTGGGCAAGGTGCTGGTCACCGGGCCCGATGCCGGGGCGCTGGTCGACATGGTGGTGACCGGGGCGGTGTCCGGCCTGGAGGTCGGGAGGGCACGCTACGGCCTGTGCCTGACCCCCGAGGGAGGCATCGTGGACGACCTGTTCGTCTACCGGCGGGCGGCCGACTTCCTGGTGGTGCCCAACGCCGCCAACACCAAGGCGGTGCAGGCATGCCTGGCGGACTCCCGCGCGGCCGGCGGCTTCGACGCCGAGATCACCGAGGCGGCGTTCCAGTGGGCCATCCTGGCCCTCCAGGGGCCGCGGGCCCGGGCCATGGCCGAAGAGTTGCTGCCCGGGGCGGTCGAGTTGAAGCTGCACCGGTTCCGGGAGATCGCGCTGGACGGGGTGGCGCTCCAGGTTGCCCGGACGGGGTATACCGGGGAGTACGGCTTCGAGTTGTTCGTCCCCTGGGACGACGCCCCCCGGATCTGGGACCGGCTGCTGGCGGCGGGAGCGCCGCACGGCATCCTGCCGATCGGGCTGGGCGCCCGGGACACCCTCCGCCTGGAGATGGGCTACCCGCTCCACGGCCACGAGATTTCGGTCGACCACAACCCGGTGGAGGCGGGCCTCTCCTGGGCGGTGGCCTGGGACAAGCCGGCATTCACCGGCCGCGATGCCATCGTCGGCGTCCGGGAGGCCGGGCCCAGCCGGCGCCTCGTCGGCCTCCAGGCCTCCGGACCGGGGATCCCCCGGGCGGGCCAACACGTCCTGTCGGGCTCGCGCCAGGTGGGGGAGCTGACCAGCGGCAACTTCTCGCCGACGCTGAAGACCGGCATTGGCCTGGGATATGTCCACCCTGAGGCCGCCGAGCCAGGTACCATGCTGGACATCGACGTCCGGGGCAAGCAGGTGCCGGCGACCGTCGTGGTCCCGCCCTTCGTGGCCCGGGGCCGGGCGGCGGCGGCGGGGAGCTAG